One Streptomyces sp. NBC_01237 genomic region harbors:
- the pheS gene encoding phenylalanine--tRNA ligase subunit alpha: MSAPNKSYDPVEVEALKPEEIERMRDEAFAAFAAAGDLDALAQAKTAHTGGTSPLSLANREIGALPPQAKAEAGKRVGQARGAVSKALAARQAELEAERDARVLVEEAVDVTLPYDRTPAGARHPLTTIMERVADVFVAMGYEIAEGPEVEAEWFNFDALNFVPDHPARQTQDTFFVQGTTPDGRTTTGDESGIVLRTHTSPVQARSLLERKPPVYVVCPGRVYRTDELDATHTPVFHQIELLAVDEGLTMADLKGTLDHMVQALFGADMKTRLRPNFFPFTEPSAEMDMVCYVCRGESVGNPDRPCRTCGSEGWIELGGCGMVNPKVLIACGVDPKKYSGFAFGFGIERMLMFRHNVEDMRDMVEGDVRFTRPFGMEI, encoded by the coding sequence ATGTCGGCACCGAACAAGTCGTACGACCCAGTCGAGGTCGAGGCACTGAAACCGGAAGAGATCGAGCGCATGCGGGACGAGGCGTTCGCCGCCTTCGCCGCCGCGGGCGACCTCGACGCGCTCGCCCAGGCGAAGACCGCGCACACCGGAGGTACCTCGCCGCTGTCCCTCGCCAACCGGGAGATCGGCGCTCTGCCGCCGCAGGCCAAGGCCGAGGCGGGCAAGCGCGTGGGCCAGGCCCGCGGCGCCGTCTCCAAGGCCCTCGCCGCCCGTCAGGCGGAACTGGAGGCCGAGCGGGACGCCCGGGTACTGGTCGAGGAGGCGGTGGACGTCACCCTGCCCTACGACCGCACCCCGGCAGGAGCCCGCCACCCCCTCACGACCATCATGGAGCGCGTCGCGGACGTCTTCGTGGCCATGGGCTACGAGATCGCGGAGGGCCCCGAGGTCGAGGCGGAGTGGTTCAACTTCGACGCCCTGAACTTCGTGCCCGACCACCCGGCCCGGCAGACGCAGGACACCTTCTTCGTCCAGGGCACCACGCCCGACGGCAGGACGACCACGGGCGACGAGTCCGGCATCGTGCTGCGCACGCACACCTCGCCGGTCCAGGCCCGCTCCCTGCTGGAGCGCAAGCCGCCCGTCTACGTGGTCTGCCCGGGACGGGTCTACCGCACCGACGAGCTCGACGCCACGCACACCCCGGTCTTCCACCAGATCGAGCTGCTGGCCGTCGACGAGGGCCTCACCATGGCCGACCTCAAGGGCACCCTCGACCACATGGTCCAGGCGCTCTTCGGAGCGGACATGAAGACCCGGCTGCGGCCGAACTTCTTCCCGTTCACCGAGCCGTCCGCCGAGATGGACATGGTCTGCTACGTCTGCCGCGGCGAGTCCGTCGGCAACCCGGACCGCCCCTGCCGCACCTGCGGCAGCGAGGGCTGGATCGAGCTCGGCGGCTGCGGCATGGTCAACCCCAAGGTGCTCATCGCCTGCGGCGTCGACCCCAAGAAGTACAGCGGATTCGCCTTCGGGTTCGGCATCGAACGGATGCTGATGTTCCGCCACAACGTCGAAGACATGCGAGACATGGTCGAGGGTGACGTCCGGTTCACCCGGCCGTTCGGGATGGAGATCTGA
- a CDS encoding sensor histidine kinase: MAVGMSGPRQAHTAVVRTAADRDGTGPDVMDTGGDGAGRQLGEAGRHLGGTTGRESAGDVLDDVGPGIDADDLPDGLVIADASGRVICFNSAAARITATPRAAALGRSLEHALPLEDLKGQRWWTLTDPYGGLATRVGQPECNLLLPGGREVLVSARYVRERPTGPVRRVVVSLRGTEARRRTERSHAELIATVAHELRSPLTSVKGFTATLLAKWERFTDDQKRLMLETVDADAGRVTRLIAELLDISRIDSGRLELRRQPVDISAAVERHIQALTANGQEPDRFLVRTRQPLPDLWADPDKVDQVLGNLLENAVRHGEGTVTIDIAPAPAPAKSDATGTAVTVSDEGPGIPEESMGRVFTRFWRGSKRGGTGLGLYIVKGIVEAHGGTITVDRGPGGGAEFRFILPVSAPAYLN; this comes from the coding sequence ATGGCTGTCGGTATGAGCGGTCCGCGTCAGGCACACACGGCCGTCGTACGCACTGCCGCGGACCGGGACGGTACGGGTCCGGACGTCATGGACACGGGCGGGGACGGCGCCGGCCGGCAGCTCGGGGAAGCCGGCCGGCACCTCGGGGGGACCACCGGCCGGGAATCCGCCGGAGACGTCCTCGACGACGTCGGTCCCGGCATCGACGCGGACGACCTTCCCGACGGCCTCGTCATCGCCGACGCGAGCGGCCGGGTCATCTGCTTCAACTCCGCCGCCGCCCGGATCACCGCCACCCCGCGCGCCGCCGCACTCGGCCGTTCCCTGGAGCACGCGCTGCCCCTGGAGGACCTCAAGGGGCAGCGCTGGTGGACCCTGACCGACCCGTACGGCGGGCTCGCCACCCGCGTGGGACAGCCCGAGTGCAACCTCCTGCTGCCCGGCGGCCGCGAGGTCCTGGTCTCCGCGCGGTACGTACGCGAGCGGCCGACCGGGCCGGTGCGCCGTGTCGTGGTCTCGCTGCGCGGCACCGAGGCCAGGCGGCGCACCGAACGCAGCCACGCCGAGCTGATCGCCACCGTCGCCCATGAACTGCGCTCCCCTCTGACCTCGGTCAAGGGCTTCACCGCGACGCTCCTGGCCAAGTGGGAACGCTTCACCGACGACCAGAAGCGGCTGATGCTGGAGACCGTCGACGCCGACGCGGGCCGCGTCACCCGGCTCATCGCCGAACTGCTCGACATCTCCCGGATCGACTCCGGCCGCCTGGAGCTGCGGCGTCAGCCGGTCGACATCTCCGCCGCGGTCGAACGCCACATCCAGGCCCTCACCGCGAACGGGCAGGAGCCCGACCGCTTCCTCGTCCGTACCCGGCAGCCGCTGCCCGACCTGTGGGCCGACCCCGACAAGGTCGACCAGGTGCTCGGCAATCTGCTCGAAAACGCGGTGCGGCACGGTGAGGGAACCGTCACTATTGACATTGCCCCCGCACCCGCGCCGGCGAAGAGTGACGCAACAGGAACGGCAGTCACCGTGAGCGACGAAGGCCCCGGCATCCCCGAGGAGTCGATGGGACGCGTCTTCACCCGCTTCTGGCGGGGGAGCAAGCGCGGCGGGACCGGTCTGGGCCTCTATATCGTCAAGGGAATCGTCGAGGCCCACGGCGGCACGATCACCGTCGACCGCGGACCCGGCGGCGGCGCCGAATTCCGATTTATTCTGCCCGTGAGCGCGCCGGCCTACTTGAACTGA